A stretch of Ipomoea triloba cultivar NCNSP0323 chromosome 11, ASM357664v1 DNA encodes these proteins:
- the LOC115995902 gene encoding uncharacterized protein LOC115995902 — MGDFNDLLWGWEKHGRVSHPGWLLRGFQEAVRESGLEDMGFEGCQFTWEQGRGTQHWVQEKLDRVLVSGAWRDVFRNAQAWSLEESSSDHLPIFLKLNARGKRDFRRLPRFENAWGNHPLCRDVVSELWLRAVGDDLGDRLRDCGRRVWRWGRGQANKEGRELAECKERMGRLRTARGEGEIREFGEVQRHYLSLMQNQSDRFCQRAKELRGWGRVLRCVERRVTEVQNEGLLRQVTSEEVRGALFAMHLDKSPGPDGLSPAFFQLHWDILGEEVVSFCKSFILHGQLPVSLGETHIALIPKLKKPELLSDFRPISLCMYRILAKVLANRFRNVLDFVISPSQSAFIPGRSIVENVLIAYESTHALNRFQGSGGGYGVLKVDMSKAYDRVECDFMTTALLNLGFVERWVDLMRVCVSSVRYWVLVEGVERGPIVPTRGLRQGDPLSPCLFIVVAECLSSMLREQEEVGALHGIRVARAAPSISHLFFADDCLFFFRANNLEAGVIKAILMEYGEASGQKVNLGKTSIVFGKAVQREDKEAVCEVLGIHEQRGRGNYFGLPGLVRRNKRQVLGFVRDKVRARVLHWGNRFLSRAGREVLLKTVLQSIPNYAMNVFLLPRTLCGEIERIMNAFWWGCERRNGKGIRRGTWSDLCQPKKYGGWGEQWVYSVKNGYRRVKGCRDGAGMRVWAGVWGLDIPPKVRCDPTCVLCGIEPETIVHLFANCPFSRECWSEVDRGWRFGEVESIDEWVVKMWEALPKTVLETVVVVCWALWEGRNAVVWNMHTVESSSLVLRAKLYIANWRAARRKEGVPRLGGEDVDHFEHWNPPLGLHLKSPGVYLVREAVAMGAREALSWIKKIGWPRIVLETDAQLVTNAVQKGLNITPFGEIIDDIRLLLGSIEDSSITFVRRSANETAHVLARKALCNRDFALVEFFDAIPRCISATIAMH; from the exons ATGGGGGATTTCAATGATTTATTATGGGGGTGGGAGAAGCATGGGCGGGTGTCTCACCCGGGTTGGTTGTTACGGGGGTTTCAAGAGGCGGTTCGGGAGAGTGGTCTGGAGGATATGGGGTTTGAGGGTTGTCAGTTTACATGGGAGCAGGGGAGGGGAACTCAACACTGGGTTCAGGAGAAGTTAGATAGGGTGTTGGTGTCGGGGGCGTGGCGGGATGTTTTTAGGAATGCCCAGGCTTGGTCGTTGGAGGAAAGTTCTAGTGACCATCTTCCTATTTTTCTGAAATTGAATGCGAGGGGGAAGAGGGATTTTAGGAGGTTACCCAGGTTTGAAAATGCATGGGGGAATCACCCTTTGTGCAGGGATGTGGTGAGTGAGTTGTGGTTGAGGGCAGTAGGCGATGATTTGGGTGACCGTTTACGGGATTGTGGGAGGAGAGTTTGGCGGTGGGGTAGAGGGCAGGCAAATAAGGAGGGAAGGGAGTTGGCAGAATGTAAGGAGAGAATGGGGAGGTTGCGTACTGCCAGAGGGGAGGGTGAGATTAGGGAGTTTGGGGAGGTTCAACGACATTATTTGTCGTTAATGCAGAATCAAAGTGATCGTTTTTGTCAGCGGGCAAAAGAGTTGCG GGGATGGGGGAGGGTGTTACGATGTGTTGAGCGGAGGGTGACAGAGGTTCAGAATGAGGGGCTGCTTCGGCAGGTGACAAGTGAGGAAGTGAGAGGGGCTCTTTTTGCAATGCATCTTGATAAGTCCCCGGGTCCGGATGGTTTGTCACCGGCTTTTTTCCAGCTTCATTGGGATATCTTGGGAGAGGAGGTAGTGtctttttgcaaatcttttatTCTTCATGGTCAGTTACCTGTTTCTCTTGGTGAAACCCATATTGCTTTAatcccaaaattaaaaaaaccgGAGTTGTTGTCTGATTTTCGCCCGATATCTTTGTGTATGTACCGTATTCTTGCAAAAGTTTTAGCAAACCGTTTTCGAAATGTGTTGGATTTTGTTATCTCCCCTTCTCAGAGTGCTTTTATTCCCGGGAGGTCAATAGTTGAAAATGTGTTAATTGCATATGAATCGACTCATGCTTTAAATCGTTTTCAAGGTAGTGGAGGGGGGTATGGGGTTTTAAAGGTTGATATGAGTAAAGCGTATGACAGGGTAGAATGTGATTTTATGACTACTGCTTTGCTTAATTTGGGTTTTGTGGAGAGATGGGTGGACTTGATGAGGGTATGTGTGTCCTCTGTTAGGTATTGGGTTTTGGTGGAAGGGGTAGAACGTGGTCCTATAGTTCCGACTAGGGGTTTGAGACAGGGGGATCCATTGTCGCCTTGTTTATTTATTGTGGTGGCGGAGTGTTTAAGTTCTATGTTAAGGGAGCAGGAGGAAGTGGGTGCTTTGCACGGGATTAGGGTAGCTAGGGCCGCTCCATCTATTTCGCATCTTTTTTTTGCTGAcgattgtttgttttttttccgGGCAAACAATTTGGAGGCGGGGGTGATTAAGGCTATTTTAATGGAGTATGGGGAGGCTAGTGGTCAGAAGGTGAATTTAGGGAAAACTTCTATTGTCTTTGGGAAAGCGGTTCAAAGGGAGGATAAGGAGGCTGTTTGTGAGGTACTTGGTATTCATGAACAGCGGGGTAGGGGAAATTATTTTGGACTTCCGGGGTTGGTTAGGAGAAATAAAAGGCAAGTTTTGGGGTTTGTGCGTGATAAAGTTCGAGCTAGGGTCTTGCATTGGGGGAATAGATTCCTTTCTAGGGCCGGTCGAGAGGTCTTGTTGAAAACTGTGTTGCAAAGTATCCCAAATTATGCCATGAATGTTTTTCTGTTGCCTAGGACTTTATGTGGGGAGATTGAGAGGATAATGAATGCGTTTTGGTGGGGGTGTGAGCGTAGGAATGGGAAGGGCATTCGTCGGGGGACTTGGAGTGATCTTTGTCAGCCAAAGAAGTATGGGG GTTGGGGAGAGCAATGGGTGTATTCGGTGAAGAATGGTTATAGGAGAGTGAAGGGGTGTAGGGATGGGGCTGGGATGAGAGTTTGGGCAGGGGTTTGGGGACTTGATATTCCACCGAag GTGAGGTGCGATCCTACTTGTGTGTTATGTGGTATAGAGCCAGAAACGATAGTCCATTTGTTTGCGAATTGCCCGTTCTCGAGGGAGTGTTGGAGCGAGGTGGATAGGGGATGGCGGTTTGGGGAGGTGGAGTCCATTGACGAATGGGTTGTGAAGATGTGGGAGGCGTTACCGAAGACGGTTTTGGAGACAGTGGTGGTCGTTTGTTGGGCTTTATGGGAAGGACGAAATGCTGTGGTGTGGAATATGCATACCGTGGAGTCCAGTTCGTTGGTCTTGCGTGCGAAATTATATATTGCAAACTGGAGGGCAGCTAGGCGTAAGGAGGGAGTGCCACGGCTGGGAGGTGAGGATGTAGATCATTTTGAGCACTGGAATCCGCCACTCGGCTTACACTTGAAG TCTCCGGGTGTTTACTTGGTTCGTGAGGCGGTGGCGATGGGTGCTAGGGAAGCGTTAAGTTGGATTAAGAAAATAGGTTGGCCTCGTATTGTGCTGGAAACTGACGCTCAATTGGTGACGAATGCGGTGCAGAAGGGGTTAAATATTACTCCTTTTGGAGAAATTATTGATGATATTCGGCTTTTACTAGGGAGTATCGAGGATAGTTCCATTACTTTTGTTAGGCGCAGTGCCAACGAGACAGCCCATGTGCTTGCGCGTAAAGCGTTATGTAATAGGGATTTCGCTCTTGTTGAGTTTTTTGACGCTATTCCTCGTTGTATTTCTGCTACTATTGCTATGCATTAA
- the LOC115995901 gene encoding uncharacterized protein LOC115995901, with protein MDDLSAKESWQLLALARNVVAEPWSLPESKALRDEEIDEEELQASLQILKNNSQPVVTSDPLLLEVSAPYVPSLFVSEPVPDISITQFSEFHIHDVAQFVDQPSEPVLGSGLSIPVSVNVSAPSVSVSGVSFAGTKFVPKLTAQSSKGKNLISSSSKRKLDDSDEVMFVSETRARKKSTPPVSVRMTRSRAASVPPKSAPKSAPSTSSKKSKSKTFQPVLLHSGLAEDWKTNWDRSLLFERNIVEDDLITHCNILSLLRDHNLLHTVQNIGPYSPWLVPEFYTNLQEDADALGSTDYHEVFIRNKWYSITPPTINKYLNRSSSDHSVSMSLNSLAGTLTHNRVVVWPKTGLQSQHLTAVYSVLLRLAATNWLPSVNANLVYEKMGFLLYKI; from the exons ATGGATGATCTATCGGCCAAAGAATCATGGCAACTCCTTGCTCTGGCCCGCAATGTCGTCGCTGAACCGTGGTCCCTACCTGAATCCAAAGCTCTTAGGGATGAAGAGATTGACGAAGAAGAACTTCAAGCATCGCTCCAAATCCTGAAAAACAACTCCCAGCCAGTGGTAACATCTGATCCTCTTCTCTTAGAGG TGTCTGCTCCGTATGTGCCGTCTCTGTTTGTGTCTGAACCTGTTCCAGATATTTCTATCACCCAGTTCAGCGAGTTTCACATTCATGATGTTGCCCAGTTTGTCGATCAACCGAGTGAACCTGTTTTAGGGTCTGGGCTGTCCATACCTGTGTCAGTTAATGTGTCTGCTCCCAGTGTCTCTGTTTCTGGTGTTTCCTTTGCAGGTACTAAATTTGTTCCAAAACTGACTGCTCAATCTTCGAAGGGTAAAAATCTGATTTCCTCCTCGAGCAAAAGGAAACTGGATGATTCTGATGAAGTGATGTTTGTGTCTGAAACCCGAGCCCGGAAAAAATCTACTCCTCCAGTTTCGGTGAGAATGACTCGGTCAAGAGCTGCTTCGGTGCCTCCGAAGTCTGCCCCTAAATCTGCTCCATCTACTTCTTCCAAGAAGTCAAAATCCAAAACTTTTCAACCAGTGTTGCTACATTCGGGATTAGCTGAAGACTGGAAAACTAATTGGGATAGATCTCTTTTGTTTGAAAGGAACATTGTCGAGGATGATCTCATTACACATTGCAATATTCTATCTCTTCTTCGGGATCACAATCTTTTGCATACTGTTCAGAACATTGGTCCTTACTCACCATGGCTCGTTCCCGAGTTCTATACAAATTTACAGGAGGATGCAGATGCTTTGGGTTCTACTGACTATCATGAGGTTTTTATTCGCAACAAGTGGTATTCCATCACACCACCTACTATCAACAAGTATCTAAATCGTTCCTCGTCCGATCATTCGGTTTCTATGAGTCTCAACTCTCTGGCAGGTACACTCACTCACAATCGGGTTGTTGTTTGGCCTAAAACTGGTCTTCAGTCTCAACACTTAACAGCAGTATATTCTGTTCTCTTGCGATTGGCCGCTACTAACTGGTTACCATCTGTCAATGCCAATTTAGTATACGAAAAGATGGGGTTTCTTCtctacaaaatttga
- the LOC115997140 gene encoding dynein light chain 1, cytoplasmic-like: MSEDSKRNDGGALVAKPPAADNRKSASLPASSITVSKKIIIKSADMKDDMQKEAVDIAIAAFEKNSVEKDVAEHIKKEFDMKHGPIYPTAMAARLGSTTQT; the protein is encoded by the exons ATGAGCGAAGATTCCAAGAGAAATGATGGCGGAGCTCTCGTGGCCAAGCCGCCCGCCGCCGACAATCGGAAATCTGCATCCCTTCCGGCGTCTTCTATTACCGTGTCCAAGAAAATCATCATCAAAAGTGCCGATATGAAGGACGATATGCAGAAAGAGGCCGTCGACATCGCTATTGCA GCATTTGAGAAGAACAGCGTGGAGAAGGATGTAGCTGAGCATATAAAGAAGGAGTTCGATATGAAGCATGGCCCAATTTACCCGACTGCCATGGCTGCCAGACTCGGGTCAACCACACAAACCTGA